Proteins from a genomic interval of Amphiura filiformis chromosome 9, Afil_fr2py, whole genome shotgun sequence:
- the LOC140159970 gene encoding putative nuclease HARBI1 translates to MAMFLANQLHMVINQRALRRERVFRDRSHPLDKWNDHDMYKKYRFTRLACINIIDLLSDELQHPTERNHALPPSLQVFIALRFYGKGSYLDESGAEPHGVSIPTAQRAVSRVTPLLCRLQNDYIKFPRTAEEVRQKQRISWLLDQGISSCGKYSINVQLVCDAKYRILNVVARWPGSTHDSRILQASRLGHAYESGRLQGLLLGDSGYALKPWLMTPIQHPSTEAEEEYNRAHKRTRVLIEQLNGQLKNKFACLGSSGPKVKSPETACDMIVACCVLFNISKDDYVQEAQDDDDDNQPPNPDDAGDLEALMQMNYLELQSGMNLFAMFLVKL, encoded by the exons ATGGCGATGTTTTTGGCAAATCAGCTGCATATGGTAATAAATCAACGAGCTCTTCGACGGGAGAGAGTATTTAGAGATAGGTCGCATCCACTGGATAAATGGAATGATCACGACATGTACAAGAAGTATCGCTTCACACGGTTGGCATGTATCAACATCATCGACCTCTTGTCTGACGAACTGCAACATCCTACGGAACGGAATCACGCTTTACCACCAAGCCTTCAAGTCTTCATAGCACTTCGCTTTTACGGAAAAGGATCTTACCTGGATGAATCTGGAGCTGAGCCTCACGGTGTAAGCATTCCCACCGCTCAACGCGCCGTGAGCCGCGTGACTCCACTCCTGTGCCGGTTACAAAATGATTACATCAAGTTTCCCCGGACAGCGGAAGAAGTGCGACAGAAACAGAGGATTTCATGGCTGTTAGACCAAGGGATTTCCTCGTGTG GTAAATATAGTATCAACGTTCAGCTTGTCTGCGATGCCAAGTACAGGATCCTTAATGTAGTGGCACGATGGCCAGGCAGCACGCATGACAGTCGTATTTTGCAGGCAAGTCGTCTGGGCCACGCTTATGAGAGCGGACGCCTGCAGGGACTTCTTCTGGGAGATTCCGGCTACGCTTTAAAACCATGGCTGATGACTCCTATTCAACATCCAAGCACTGAAGCAGAGGAAGAATACAACAG AGCCCATAAAAGAACCAGGGTTCTAATCGAGCAGCTAAATGGCCAGTTGAAGAACAAGTTCGCCTGCTTAGGTAGTAGCGGCCCTAAAGTAAAATCACCTGAGACTGCCTGCGATATGATTGTTGCGTGCTGCGTCCTATTCAACATCAGCAAGGATGACTACGTACAGGAGGCTcaagacgatgatgatgacaaccAACCACCAAACCCTGATGATGCCGGCGATCTTGAAGCCCTGATGCAGATGAATTACTTGGAATTGCAGTCAGGAATGAACTTGTTCGCAATGTTTTTAGTTAAACTGTAA